A region from the Peromyscus maniculatus bairdii isolate BWxNUB_F1_BW_parent chromosome 5, HU_Pman_BW_mat_3.1, whole genome shotgun sequence genome encodes:
- the Lsm6 gene encoding U6 snRNA-associated Sm-like protein LSm6 gives MSLRKQTPSDFLKQIIGRPVVVKLNSGVDYRGVLACLDGYMNIALEQTEEYVNGQLKNKYGDAFIRGNNVLYISTQKRRM, from the exons ATGAGTCTACGGAAGCAAACCCCTAGTGACTTCTTAAAGCAAATCATCGGACGGCCAGTTGTGGTGAAACTAAATTCTGGAGTGGATTATCGAG GGGTCCTGGCCTGCCTGGATGGCTACATGAATATAGCATTGGAACAGACGGAAGAGTATGTAAATGGACAGCTGAAGAATAAGTACGGGGATGCGTTCATCCGAGGAAACAATG TGCTGTATATAAGTACCCAGAAGAGAAGGATGTGA